A portion of the Maniola hyperantus chromosome 24, iAphHyp1.2, whole genome shotgun sequence genome contains these proteins:
- the LOC117993405 gene encoding uncharacterized protein, giving the protein MGDNDDLTAAIAHVALCCVAGDGMARTHVKSFTHPGMHANFFIHGILGFLHYQSGKFNTDFKGAYVISTNATRYLALPCLMADLYRGDQGVSSLHLVSGLIPFAMSLAGHEHLQLGNLMIACNIVSLCVYSQQHDRVWGWYTAGAGVLTYFCTPDGPKKVVYPLLLMLTEYCAYRLFHVDFNVSSGPSGPRR; this is encoded by the exons atggGCGATAATGATGACCTTACCGCCGCTATTGCACATGTCGCGCTGTGCTGTGTGGCCGGGGATGGAATGGCCCGAACGCATGTTAAGAGTTTCACACATCCGGGCATGCACGCCAATTTCTTCATACACGGAATACTTGGGTTCTTGCACTATCAAA GCGGAAAATTCAACACAGATTTCAAGGGAGCCTACGTAATTAGTACTAACGCGACAAGATATCTAGCGTTGCCGTGTCTAATGGCGGATCTGTACCGCGGGGACCAAGGCGTGAGCTCGCTACATCTTGTCTCTGGTCTGATTCCATTCGCGATGTCATTGGCGGGGCACGAGCACCTGCAACTGGGCAATTTGATGATCGCTTGCAACATTGTCTCCCTGTGTGTGTACTCCCAACAACACGACAGGGTTTGGGGTTGGTATACAGCCGGTGCCGGGGTGCTAACGTATTTTTGCACCCCTGATGGGCCTAAGAAAGTTGTTTATCCATTATTGCTTATGTTGACGGAGTACTGTGCGTACAGATTGTTCCATGTAGACTTTAATGTGAGCAGTGGCCCTTCTGGCCCCAGGcggtga
- the Pp2A-29B gene encoding serine/threonine-protein phosphatase PP2A 65 kDa regulatory subunit, which translates to MAASDSGTDESLYPIAVLIDELKNEDVQLRLISIKKLSTIALALGVERTRSELIPFLTETIYDEDEVLLALAEQLGNFINLVGGGEYAHCLLPPLESLATVEETVVRDKAVASLRAVAAHHSPQALEQHFVPLVQRLAGGDWFTSRASACGLFSVCYPRVSAPVKAELREHFRSLCQDDTPMVRRAAAFKLGEFARVVEVEYVKSDLIPMFVNLAQDEQDSVRLLAAEACAAVAALLPPEDMEQLVMPTVRARAGDTSWRVRYMVADKFVELQQAVGPELARSDLAQIFQALLKDTEAEVRAAAAGKVKDFCMNLDKAHQEHIIMNMILPQIKDLVCDPNQHVKSALASVIMGLSPIVGRQNTIEHLLPLFLTQLKDECPEVRLNIISNLECVNEVIGIQQLVQSLLPAIVELAEDTKWRVRLAIIEHMPLLAGQLGQEFFDEKLTGLCMSWLIDHVYAIREAATLNLKKLVEQYGAPWAETNVIPKVLAMSREQNYLHRMTYLFCINVLSEVCGKDITTRVLLPTVLSMADDNVANVRFNVAKTLQKMAPFLDPAVIQPQVKPILEKLNVDPDVDVKYFASEAIAGIAG; encoded by the exons ATGGCAGCCAGCGACTCCGGGACGGATGAGTCATTGTACCCCATTGCGGTACTCATCGACGAGCTAAAGAATGAGGATGTTCAGCTAAGGTTGATTTCCATCAAGAAGCTATCGACTATTGCGCTGGCTTTAGGTGTCGAGAGAACCCGCTCTGAGCTTATTCCCTTCTTGACGGAAACGATTTACGATGAAGATGAAGTGTTGCTTGCACTTGCTGAACAACTTG GTAACTTCATCAATCTGGTTGGTGGTGGTGAATACGCACACTGCCTGCTCCCACCCCTGGAGTCCCTGGCCACAGTTGAGGAGACGGTAGTAAGGGACAAAGCTGTGGCATCCCTCCGGGCAGTGGCTGCACATCATTCTCCCCAAGCGTTGGAACAGCATTTTGTGCCATTAGTGCAGCGTCTTGCTGGAGGCGACTGGTTTACATCTAGGGCGTCTGCGTGTGGGCTATTCAG CGTGTGCTACCCGCGCGTGTCGGCCCCGGTGAAGGCAGAACTGCGGGAACACTTCCGCTCGCTGTGTCAAGATGACACTCCCATGGTGCGGCGCGCGGCCGCCTTCAAGCTGGGCGAGTTCGCGCGCGTCGTCGAGGTGGAGTACGTCAAGAGTGACCTCATACCCATGTTCGTTAACTTGGCACAG GATGAGCAAGATTCAGTACGTCTTCTGGCGGCGGAGGCATGTGCCGCGGTGGCCGCGCTGCTACCGCCTGAGGATATGGAGCAACTTGTGATGCCCACAGTACGCGCCCGAGCCGGAGACACCTCCTGGCGAGTGCGATACATGGTTGCTGACAA aTTTGTTGAGCTTCAGCAAGCTGTGGGTCCAGAGCTGGCTCGTTCTGACCTCGCACAAATCTTCCAAGCACTTCTAAAGGACACTGAGGCGGAAGTACGCGCCGCTGCAGCTGGTAAG GTGAAAGACTTCTGCATGAATTTGGACAAAGCACACCAAGAGCACATAATCATGAACATGATTCTACCCCAAATCAAAGATCTAGTGTGTGATCCCAACCAACACGTCAAATCCGCCCTTGCATCCGTTATTATGGGACTCAGCCCCATTGTTGGACGACAGAACACTATCGAACACCTCCTGCCATTATTTCTGACACAACTCAAAGACGAGTGCCCTGAAGTCCGCCTAAACATTATTTCCAACCTGGAATGCGTGAACGAAGTGATCGGAATCCAACAATTAGTACAATCTCTTCTCCCGGCCATTGTGGAATTAGCTGAAGACACAAAATGGCGAGTGCGCCTTGCCATTATCGAACACATGCCTTTACTAGCCGGACAATTGGGCCAGGAATTCTTCGACGAGAAACTCACAGGGCTATGCATGTCCTGGTTAATTGACCACGTTTATGCCATCCGTGAAGCGGCTACGTTGAATTTGAAGAAGCTCGTGGAACAGTACGGAGCACCCTGGGCAGAAACGAATGTCATACCCAAAGTATTAGCCATGTCCCGTGAACAAAATTACCTACACCGAATGACGTACCTGTTCTGCATTAACGTGCTATCTGAAGTTTGTGGAAAGGATATAACTACTCGAGTACTTCTGCCGACAGTTTTGTCTATGGCTGATGACAATGTTGCCAACGTACGGTTCAATGTTGCCAAAACTTTACAAAAAATGGCACCATTCCTCGACCCAGCTGTAATCCAGCCACAAGTCAAACCCATTTTGGAGAAACTGAATGTAGATCCGGATGTTGATGTTAAATATTTCGCTTCGGAAGCCATCGCTGGGATTGCcggttaa
- the Vha55 gene encoding V-type proton ATPase subunit B, whose amino-acid sequence MAKSMSATQANKEHALVVSRDFISQPRLTYKTVSGVNGPLVILDEVKFPKFSEIVQLRLADGTLRSGQVLEVSGTKAVVQVFEGTSGIDAKNTLCEFTGDILRTPVSEDMLGRVFNGSGKPIDKGPPILAEDFLDIQGQPINPWSRIYPEEMIQTGISAIDVMNSIARGQKIPIFSAAGLPHNEIAAQICRQAGLVKVPGKSVLDDHEDNFAIVFAAMGVNMETARFFKQDFEENGSMENVCLFLNLANDPTIERIITPRLALTAAEFLAYQCEKHVLVILTDMSSYAEALREVSAAREEVPGRRGFPGYMYTDLATIYERAGRVEGRNGSITQIPILTMPNDDITHPIPDLTGYITEGQIYVDRQLHNRQIYPPVNVLPSLSRLMKSAIGEGMTRKDHSDVSNQLYACYAIGKDVQAMKAVVGEEALTPDDLLYLEFLGKFEKNFITQSNYENRTVFESLDIGWQLLRIFPKEMLKRIPASVLAEFYPRDSRH is encoded by the exons ATGGCAAAATCTATGTCAGCTACCCAGGCAAATAAAGAACATGCCCTGGTGGTATCCAGGGATTTCATATCCCAGCCCCGTCTGA CTTATAAGACTGTGTCTGGTGTGAACGGGCCCCTTGTCATCTTAGATGAAGTAAAGTTCCCCAAGTTCTCGGAAATTGTCCAGCTAAGACTTGCAGATGGCACCCTACGATCTGGCCAG GTTCTGGAAGTCAGCGGCACCAAAGCTGTTGTACAAGTATTTGAAGGCACATCAGGGATTGACGCCAAAAACACACTCTGCGAGTTCACGGGCGATATCTTGCGTACCCCTGTATCTGAAGACATGTTGG GTCGTGTTTTCAACGGATCTGGTAAGCCCATCGACAAGGGACCCCCAATCTTGGCAGAGGACTTCCTCGATATTCAGGGCCAGCCCATCAACCCCTGGTCCCGTATATACCCAGAGGAAATGATCCAAACTG GTATTTCCGCTATTGATGTGATGAACTCCATCGCCCGTGGACAGAAGATCCCCATCTTCTCTGCCGCTGGTTTGCCCCACAACGAAATCGCCGCCCAGATTTGTAGACAAGCTGGTCTCGTCaag GTCCCAGGCAAATCGGTCCTCGACGATCACGAAGACAACTTCGCCATCGTGTTCGCCGCTATGGGTGTAAACATGGAAACCGCGCGATTCTTCAAACAGGACTTCGAAGAGAACGGTTCCATGGAAAACGTGTGCCTGTTCTTAAACTTGGCCAATGACCCCACTATTGAGAGAATCATCACTCCCCGCTTGGCGCTTACTGCTGCCGAGTTCTTGGCCTACCAGTGTGAG AAACACGTGCTGGTCATCCTAACAGACATGTCCTCATACGCTGAGGCTCTGCGTGAGGTGTCCGCCGCCCGCGAGGAGGTGCCCGGCCGACGTGGTTTCCCCG GTTACATGTACACGGATTTGGCCACGATCTACGAGCGCGCCGGGCGCGTGGAGGGCCGCAACGGCTCCATCACACAAATCCCCATCCTCACTATGCCCAACGACGATATCACTCATCCCATCCCCGATTTGACCGGTTACATCACTGAGGGACAG ATTTACGTAGACCGTCAACTCCACAACAGACAGATCTACCCTCCAGTCAACGTGCTGCCATCTCTGTCCCGTCTCATGAAGTCCGCCATTGGCGAGGGTATGACCCGCAAGGACCACTCTGATGTCTCTAACCAGCTG TACGCGTGTTACGCCATCGGCAAGGACGTGCAGGCGATGAAGGCCGTGGTGGGCGAAGAGGCGCTGACGCCTGATGACTTGCTGTACCTGGAATTCCTCGGAAAGTTCGAGAAGAACTTCATCACACAG AGCAACTACGAGAACCGCACCGTATTCGAATCCCTGGACATCGGCTGGCAGCTGCTCCGTATCTTCCCCAAGGAGATGCTGAAACGTATCCCGGCGTCGGTCCTCGCGGAGTTCTATCCCAGGGACTCGCGCCACTAG